Proteins from a genomic interval of Uloborus diversus isolate 005 chromosome 4, Udiv.v.3.1, whole genome shotgun sequence:
- the LOC129221306 gene encoding cuticle protein 14-like yields the protein MQVLVLFALFAASQAAVLFSAAPLLSTGASSQYRSQDSVGNYHFGYDEGHSSGGSFRKESGDAFGNKVGSYGLRDADGRARIVNYVADAAGFRADVQSNEPGVEPKDPANTSINKAIIAAPAVATYAVAPAAAISYAPFAHFGGFAFPGHYAYPAHYGYHW from the exons ATGCAG GTCCTAGTGTTGTTTGCCCTTTTCGCTGCCAGCCAAGCAGCAGTTCTCTTCAGTGCCGCACCACTTCTCAGTACTGGTGCTAGCTCGCAGTACAGATCCCAggat agCGTGGGGAATTACCACTTCGGTTATGACGAAGGTCATTCATCCGGAGGATCCTTCCGCAAGGAATCTGGGGACGCATTCGGCAACAAAGTTGGCTCATACGGCCTGCGGGACGCCGACGGCAGGGCCCGCATTGTCAACTACGTCGCTGACGCCGCTGGATTCCGAGCTGACGTCCAGTCAAATGAACCGGGGGTGGAGCCGAAAGATCCTGCCAACACCTCCATCAACAAGGCCATTATAGCTGCCCCTGCAGTAGCCACATACGCCGTGGCCCCCGCAGCTGCCATCAGCTACGCGCCATTCGCACATTTCGGGGGTTTTGCCTTCCCCGGACACTATGCATATCCCGCACATTATGGATACCACTGGTGA